From the Fibrobacter sp. UWB11 genome, one window contains:
- a CDS encoding SO_0444 family Cu/Zn efflux transporter: MEYITTFILEFITLFSEMAPFLLLGFLLAGILHVWVPNQVYVPKISKPNFASVLWASLFGVPLPICSCGVIPTSIALRREGASKGASVSFLISTPATGVDSILATYSLLGLPFAILRPIAAFATAMFGGVLTNFATRNESAEVAGAEYKDSHEHHHEHCGCGDHEHCECDISKNSATAKKTFVQKLGETIEYGLVNMVGDVSKWLMIGLLLGALISAFVPNELFLALREYPILCMVCVLLLAMPMYTCATGSIPLALALVAKGITPGAALVLLMAGPATSIASMLVVGKAFGKRTLVAYLFSIAFGAMFFGFIVDTFFMDTFLSAMFPQGAAECHGHGALGVFDYICAGLLALFMIYAKFAHKGCDGHCGCGCCDSHCGCEDHDDDDEEHEHCCCHSHDEDHDEEHDEHESEPKTKTYKVFGMTCSHCKACVEKAAFALEGVVFAAANVAKKELVIEGSVDEAALKKTIEEAGFEFGGEA; this comes from the coding sequence ATGGAATACATTACAACTTTTATTCTTGAATTTATTACGCTGTTTTCGGAAATGGCTCCGTTCCTGCTTTTGGGCTTTTTGCTTGCAGGAATTTTGCATGTGTGGGTGCCGAATCAAGTGTATGTGCCTAAAATTTCGAAGCCGAATTTTGCATCTGTGCTTTGGGCCTCTTTATTTGGAGTGCCGCTTCCGATTTGCAGTTGTGGCGTGATTCCGACATCGATTGCGCTCAGGCGTGAAGGCGCTAGCAAGGGCGCAAGCGTGAGTTTTTTGATTTCGACTCCTGCGACGGGCGTAGATTCTATTTTGGCAACATACTCCTTGCTTGGACTTCCGTTTGCCATTCTGCGTCCGATCGCTGCTTTTGCAACTGCTATGTTTGGCGGTGTGCTGACAAATTTTGCAACGCGCAATGAATCTGCGGAAGTTGCTGGTGCGGAATACAAGGATTCTCACGAACATCATCATGAGCATTGTGGTTGTGGCGATCATGAACATTGTGAGTGTGACATCTCGAAAAACTCAGCGACCGCGAAAAAAACTTTTGTTCAAAAACTCGGTGAAACCATCGAATATGGACTCGTCAATATGGTGGGCGATGTGAGCAAGTGGCTTATGATTGGTCTTTTGCTTGGTGCGTTGATTTCTGCATTTGTCCCGAACGAACTGTTCCTTGCATTGCGTGAATACCCGATTCTTTGCATGGTCTGTGTGTTGCTTTTGGCGATGCCGATGTACACGTGTGCGACGGGCTCCATTCCGCTTGCGCTTGCGCTTGTAGCAAAGGGTATTACTCCTGGTGCAGCTCTTGTGCTTTTGATGGCTGGCCCTGCAACGAGTATCGCTTCGATGCTTGTGGTTGGCAAGGCTTTTGGTAAGCGCACTCTCGTTGCATACTTGTTCTCGATTGCTTTTGGTGCGATGTTCTTTGGCTTCATTGTCGATACGTTCTTCATGGATACGTTCCTTTCGGCAATGTTTCCGCAGGGCGCTGCTGAATGTCATGGTCATGGAGCGCTAGGCGTATTCGATTACATTTGTGCCGGTCTCCTTGCTTTGTTTATGATTTATGCAAAGTTCGCACATAAAGGTTGCGATGGACATTGCGGATGTGGTTGCTGTGATTCTCATTGTGGCTGCGAAGACCATGATGACGATGATGAAGAACATGAACATTGCTGCTGCCACAGTCATGATGAAGACCATGACGAGGAACATGACGAACACGAATCGGAACCGAAAACGAAAACATACAAAGTCTTTGGAATGACTTGCAGTCACTGCAAAGCGTGTGTCGAAAAAGCTGCGTTTGCGCTCGAAGGCGTTGTCTTTGCTGCGGCAAATGTCGCAAAAAAAGAACTCGTTATCGAAGGTTCTGTGGACGAAGCGGCTTTAAAGAAAACTATCGAAGAAGCTGGCTTTGAATTCGGTGGCGAAGCCTAG
- a CDS encoding helix-turn-helix transcriptional regulator, whose protein sequence is MQNISIDTLFELSEFFKFFGDTTRIRVIHLLLSGEMSVSAIAEKLNLEQSVVSHQLRILRTANLVKPTRDGRKIYYALDDEHIGEIFNTGLAHILHKKKA, encoded by the coding sequence ATGCAAAATATTTCTATCGATACTCTGTTTGAACTTTCGGAGTTTTTCAAGTTCTTTGGCGATACGACACGTATCCGTGTGATTCATCTTTTGCTTTCGGGCGAGATGTCGGTAAGTGCCATTGCCGAAAAGCTGAACCTCGAACAATCCGTGGTAAGTCACCAGTTGCGTATTTTGCGCACGGCGAACTTGGTCAAGCCGACTCGTGACGGGCGTAAAATTTATTACGCGCTCGACGACGAGCATATTGGCGAAATTTTCAATACGGGTCTTGCTCATATTTTGCATAAGAAAAAGGCATAG
- a CDS encoding porin family protein yields MKKIAASLLTVLCATAIATAQDYSQSSEWDNAQPVTTTPAAVEVPAPAYNEPQAAQATAQPATTTQAEAAPAESNDSMPIDEQPAYNPKKQAIGFGARASFIYGNFWGFKDLDDLDAPTGFGADFGVAARFTITKGLLFTPEIAFRLLYLEHGDDDYTRNFDMTFLDFAFYVRGEITKTFYLEVGPQISINTSGDYTIENESGAYDDFENIEQSAVELGINIGLGYHILDNLTVGFRWYMGFNDVFPDTKYLDELTADDYEGSKIKSSVKCSFSNLKGAHTMMFKLGVTYWFI; encoded by the coding sequence ATGAAAAAAATCGCAGCCAGTCTTTTGACCGTTCTCTGCGCTACCGCAATCGCAACCGCTCAAGACTATTCACAATCTTCTGAATGGGATAACGCACAACCCGTAACAACAACCCCGGCTGCCGTTGAAGTTCCTGCTCCGGCATACAACGAACCGCAAGCCGCACAAGCGACTGCACAGCCTGCAACAACAACACAGGCCGAAGCCGCCCCAGCCGAAAGCAACGATTCCATGCCTATCGATGAACAGCCCGCCTACAATCCCAAAAAACAAGCAATCGGATTCGGCGCACGCGCATCATTCATCTATGGTAACTTCTGGGGCTTCAAGGACCTCGACGACTTGGACGCGCCTACAGGTTTCGGTGCTGATTTCGGTGTTGCAGCACGCTTCACCATCACGAAAGGACTTTTGTTCACTCCAGAAATCGCCTTCCGCCTCCTTTATCTTGAACACGGAGACGACGATTACACCAGAAACTTCGACATGACCTTCCTTGATTTCGCATTTTATGTACGAGGCGAAATTACAAAAACATTCTATCTTGAAGTCGGTCCGCAGATTTCTATCAACACAAGCGGTGATTACACTATAGAAAACGAAAGCGGCGCTTACGATGATTTTGAAAACATCGAACAAAGCGCTGTCGAACTCGGCATCAATATCGGTCTCGGCTACCACATTTTGGACAATTTAACTGTCGGTTTTCGTTGGTACATGGGCTTCAACGACGTATTCCCTGACACGAAGTACCTCGACGAACTCACTGCAGACGACTACGAAGGATCCAAAATCAAGAGCAGTGTCAAATGCTCGTTCTCTAACCTGAAGGGCGCACACACGATGATGTTCAAACTCGGTGTCACCTACTGGTTCATCTAA
- a CDS encoding bifunctional ADP-dependent NAD(P)H-hydrate dehydratase/NAD(P)H-hydrate epimerase, which translates to MYSLQSLNLQPILSTDGMRGLDTASKNFLANENTSEPSEKDVIQSGYTLMQEAGLALFKFVQEKALEPIAIFIGGGNNGGDGLVLAKHLLQAGIKSTVFSLANEIKFKNEAKLALDDFQQAGGSLFDFKKIIEDPKQASLLLHEGFKLIVDCMLGNGAKGELRQEFASTVQAINNSGLPVIAADAPTGYDSNAHICNDICIHADETMLFGFPRLDAYTKEGGPSFGKVVIAPLNYPAEPVQQFDERVYLITESAIPQLTPKRDEWGDKRIQGSPLIIAGSKGMPGAAALCTEAALRSGAGLVTLAVPQSIAQVLQTKLSEPVFCRLEDKAGENCRDEAHSENRGVLQPEHIPTLLKRAKHASATAIGPGLSTNAGAVQAVLDLLPQLSAPTVIDADALNAIATLNEGAINTASQDCAATNNCAAVQYLREMKAPAILTPHIREFARLFGKLPENSCEIPSRLREIATSINKVILLKGAPTFIAAPDANVYIIPVANSGMAKGGSGDVLTGIIVALISQGLAVTEAAVLGALLHQKAGRITREELGAFSMLPSDVIKNLHKAF; encoded by the coding sequence ATGTATTCGCTCCAGTCTTTGAATTTGCAACCCATCCTTTCAACTGATGGCATGCGCGGTCTTGATACTGCGTCAAAGAATTTCTTAGCAAACGAGAATACGAGCGAACCTTCCGAAAAAGACGTTATCCAAAGCGGATACACGTTAATGCAAGAAGCAGGGCTTGCGCTTTTCAAATTTGTTCAAGAAAAAGCGCTTGAGCCCATCGCTATTTTTATCGGTGGCGGCAACAATGGCGGAGACGGACTCGTACTTGCAAAACACCTTTTGCAAGCCGGGATTAAAAGCACCGTATTCAGCCTCGCCAACGAAATCAAATTCAAGAACGAAGCCAAATTAGCCCTTGATGATTTTCAGCAAGCGGGCGGCTCCCTTTTTGATTTCAAAAAAATTATAGAAGACCCCAAGCAAGCCTCACTCCTTTTGCACGAAGGTTTTAAACTCATTGTCGATTGCATGCTCGGGAACGGCGCCAAAGGCGAACTCCGCCAGGAATTTGCAAGCACCGTACAAGCAATAAACAATAGCGGTCTTCCAGTAATCGCAGCAGATGCCCCCACGGGTTATGATTCAAACGCACACATTTGCAACGACATTTGCATTCATGCAGATGAAACAATGTTGTTCGGATTTCCGCGGCTCGACGCCTACACAAAAGAAGGCGGACCATCATTTGGCAAAGTAGTTATCGCTCCGCTGAACTACCCTGCAGAACCCGTTCAGCAATTTGACGAAAGAGTTTATCTCATCACAGAAAGCGCCATTCCGCAACTCACGCCCAAACGTGACGAATGGGGAGACAAGCGTATTCAAGGCAGTCCATTAATTATTGCCGGCTCCAAGGGTATGCCGGGAGCAGCCGCGCTTTGCACAGAAGCAGCCCTCCGCAGTGGAGCAGGCCTTGTAACATTGGCCGTGCCGCAAAGCATCGCACAAGTTTTGCAAACTAAGCTCTCGGAACCTGTTTTTTGTAGACTCGAAGATAAAGCAGGCGAAAATTGCCGCGACGAAGCTCACAGCGAGAATCGCGGAGTTCTGCAACCTGAACACATCCCGACTTTATTAAAGCGCGCGAAACACGCAAGCGCCACCGCCATTGGACCAGGGCTTTCGACAAACGCAGGCGCAGTCCAAGCCGTTCTTGATTTACTCCCGCAGTTGAGCGCACCGACCGTCATCGATGCCGACGCATTAAACGCCATCGCGACATTGAACGAAGGCGCTATCAACACCGCTTCACAGGATTGCGCTGCAACAAATAACTGCGCGGCAGTACAGTATTTGCGTGAGATGAAGGCGCCAGCGATTTTAACTCCGCACATTCGAGAATTTGCAAGGCTTTTCGGCAAACTCCCCGAAAACAGTTGCGAAATTCCGAGCCGATTAAGAGAAATCGCCACAAGCATAAATAAAGTAATTCTTTTAAAAGGAGCCCCCACCTTTATTGCAGCGCCCGATGCTAACGTTTATATCATTCCTGTCGCGAATTCCGGCATGGCAAAGGGCGGCAGCGGAGACGTTCTTACAGGCATTATCGTAGCCTTAATTTCGCAGGGGCTCGCCGTAACAGAAGCAGCCGTACTCGGAGCTCTTTTGCACCAGAAAGCAGGACGCATCACACGTGAAGAACTCGGTGCATTCAGCATGCTCCCGAGCGATGTGATTAAGAATCTGCACAAAGCATTTTAA
- the polA gene encoding DNA polymerase I: MAEKTLLLLDSFALAFRMFYAYSQNPLVNSKGEEVSMMHGYWGAVLRILAKHKPTHFAIARDVAHTKTFRHELYPDYKANRGPMPDEMAAQMPLLCESLEASGIPLLSEPGYEADDVMASAAEAAVNAGFDHVVIISKDKDMSQIVTDKIHLFHLEKGADGIDFGPQQVLEKYGIPPEKIRDYLALMGDSSDNVPGVPKVGPKTAIQLLTEYGDMDNIYANLDNIKKKGLHDNLANNKEQAFLSRELVTLQTKRAYNGNLDALEFCGIHSDTLEGIFKEHEINSLIRLLENVPSKTGFVRKDDSGESSDSSDDAAGDSSESGKVVKASFPADLPPTYICVDNEETFEQMKKEFDEATEIGIDTETDGLDPMQCSIVGLCLAAAAKDGSVPKGYYIPLGHTDDIGFPYPTGKGGNFDFNATKKWFIDFWNDSCTLPASGSKRSLVFHNAKFDLHVLARTFGLTQKQIDSANIIDTLIAAWMLSPGQTGLGLDNQVMQLLQHEMIPIENLIGRGKNQITFNRTPIKDATEYGAEDAVYTLRLWAPLRAKLQKYDYEKYFFSQEMPLLKVLYQMEGVGAFVDTKILKDLQANLQHRIEKLEKEICDMAGCEFNIGSPKQLGEVLFDTLGLPEIKKRSTDAAVLEELSFRAAHPIVFAVIEYRELKKMQSTYVSVLPTLVNPDTKRIHTSFIQWGTATGRLSSRDPNLQNIPVRSELGKQIRAAFVPQNPNNVILAVDYSQIELRMLAHLSGDEALIESYKEGIDIHARTAAAINRVSLEDVTADMRRDAKVVNFGVLYGMTAFRLSRDLKIPMAQAKSFIDGYFEMYQGVQKFIDDTKAAAHRDGYVETLSGRRRYIAGIDSSDRMESQMAERMAVNTPVQGSAADLIKIAMIRIQKRINDENLPLRMMLQVHDELVFECPKDQVEELSAMVKSEMEGAMELKVPLVASVGFGKNWLEAH; encoded by the coding sequence ATGGCAGAAAAGACTTTATTACTTCTCGATTCTTTCGCACTCGCGTTCCGTATGTTCTACGCATACAGCCAGAACCCGCTCGTCAACAGCAAGGGCGAAGAAGTTTCCATGATGCACGGCTATTGGGGCGCAGTGCTCCGCATTTTAGCAAAGCACAAACCCACGCATTTTGCAATCGCCCGCGATGTCGCGCACACCAAGACTTTCCGCCACGAACTTTACCCGGACTATAAGGCCAATCGCGGCCCGATGCCCGACGAAATGGCCGCCCAAATGCCACTCCTTTGCGAATCCTTGGAAGCAAGCGGCATTCCACTTTTGTCAGAACCCGGCTACGAAGCCGATGACGTGATGGCAAGTGCCGCCGAAGCAGCTGTCAACGCTGGCTTCGACCACGTTGTGATCATCAGCAAAGACAAGGACATGTCGCAAATCGTGACCGACAAAATTCACCTTTTCCATTTGGAAAAAGGCGCCGACGGCATCGATTTTGGACCGCAACAAGTCCTTGAGAAATACGGCATCCCGCCTGAAAAAATTCGCGACTACCTCGCACTCATGGGAGACTCGAGCGATAACGTTCCGGGCGTTCCGAAAGTCGGCCCCAAAACCGCCATCCAGCTGCTGACTGAATATGGTGACATGGACAACATTTACGCAAACCTCGACAACATCAAAAAGAAAGGTTTGCACGACAATCTCGCGAACAACAAGGAACAGGCATTCCTCAGCCGCGAACTCGTAACGCTACAGACAAAGCGCGCCTACAACGGCAACCTCGATGCGCTTGAATTCTGCGGCATCCACAGCGACACGCTCGAAGGCATTTTCAAAGAGCACGAAATCAACAGTCTCATTCGATTGCTAGAAAACGTTCCGAGCAAAACCGGCTTTGTACGCAAAGACGATAGCGGCGAATCTAGCGACTCTTCCGACGACGCGGCCGGCGATTCTAGCGAATCCGGCAAAGTCGTAAAAGCAAGTTTCCCGGCCGACCTCCCGCCCACCTACATCTGCGTTGATAACGAAGAAACCTTCGAACAGATGAAGAAGGAATTCGACGAAGCAACAGAAATCGGTATAGACACCGAAACCGATGGACTCGATCCGATGCAATGCAGCATTGTCGGGCTTTGCCTTGCCGCCGCAGCAAAAGACGGTAGCGTTCCCAAGGGCTACTACATCCCGCTCGGACATACCGACGATATCGGATTCCCGTACCCCACCGGCAAGGGCGGAAACTTTGACTTCAACGCCACCAAGAAGTGGTTCATCGATTTTTGGAACGATTCTTGCACACTCCCCGCCAGCGGTTCCAAGCGTTCACTCGTTTTCCACAATGCCAAATTCGACTTGCACGTTCTCGCCCGCACCTTCGGACTCACGCAAAAGCAAATCGACTCCGCAAACATTATCGACACGCTCATTGCCGCCTGGATGCTCTCGCCAGGCCAAACCGGGCTCGGTCTCGACAATCAGGTTATGCAGCTTTTGCAGCACGAAATGATTCCAATCGAAAATCTCATCGGACGCGGCAAGAACCAAATCACCTTCAACCGCACACCCATCAAGGACGCTACCGAATACGGCGCCGAAGACGCGGTCTACACGCTCCGCCTCTGGGCTCCGCTCCGCGCCAAGCTCCAGAAGTACGACTACGAAAAGTACTTCTTCAGTCAGGAAATGCCGCTTCTCAAGGTGCTTTACCAGATGGAAGGCGTTGGCGCATTCGTTGACACCAAGATTCTAAAGGACCTGCAAGCCAATTTGCAGCACCGCATCGAAAAGCTCGAAAAAGAAATCTGCGACATGGCCGGTTGTGAATTCAATATCGGTTCACCCAAGCAGCTCGGCGAAGTGCTCTTCGACACACTCGGACTCCCCGAAATCAAAAAACGCAGCACCGATGCCGCCGTCCTCGAAGAACTCAGCTTCCGCGCGGCCCACCCGATTGTTTTCGCTGTCATCGAATACCGCGAACTCAAGAAAATGCAGAGCACCTATGTCTCCGTGCTCCCGACGCTCGTGAATCCGGACACCAAACGCATCCACACGAGCTTTATCCAGTGGGGCACCGCGACAGGCCGCCTTTCGAGCCGCGACCCGAACTTGCAAAACATTCCCGTCCGCAGCGAACTCGGCAAGCAAATCCGCGCCGCATTCGTACCGCAGAACCCGAACAACGTGATTCTCGCAGTGGACTACTCGCAGATTGAGCTCCGCATGCTAGCCCACCTGAGCGGAGACGAAGCGCTCATCGAAAGCTACAAGGAAGGGATCGACATTCACGCCCGCACTGCAGCCGCCATCAACCGCGTAAGCCTCGAAGACGTGACCGCCGACATGCGCCGCGACGCGAAGGTCGTGAACTTCGGCGTGCTCTACGGCATGACAGCCTTCCGCCTCTCCCGCGATTTGAAAATCCCGATGGCACAGGCCAAGAGCTTCATCGACGGCTATTTCGAAATGTACCAGGGCGTGCAAAAGTTCATCGACGACACCAAGGCCGCCGCCCACCGCGACGGCTACGTCGAAACGCTTTCCGGCCGCCGCCGCTACATCGCAGGCATCGACAGTTCCGACCGCATGGAATCGCAAATGGCCGAACGCATGGCCGTGAACACCCCCGTGCAAGGGAGCGCCGCCGACCTCATCAAGATTGCCATGATCCGTATCCAAAAGCGCATCAACGACGAGAACCTCCCGCTACGCATGATGCTCCAGGTGCACGACGAACTCGTGTTCGAATGCCCGAAGGACCAGGTCGAAGAACTTTCTGCCATGGTCAAGTCCGAAATGGAAGGAGCAATGGAACTTAAAGTTCCACTCGTTGCTAGCGTCGGATTCGGCAAAAACTGGTTAGAGGCGCATTAA
- a CDS encoding glycoside hydrolase family 5 protein: protein MRLNTFGIACSSLLMAASAFAALPKATALVEPMGMGYNIGNTMEVPENPTAWGNPLPTAGYIKAIKAAGFNTVRIPCAWYSHSDALTKDIAANGGTADNGSYTHVGKAADFTTPTIDAAWLKQVKDVVDMVIAEGMYVVLNSHWDEGWLEDRVYEGTANPRSGSGDIANSSATTKARQAAFWSQIASYFKDYDEHLLFAGANEPGVNDPWGSSGQWVFDDSRMQILKGYYDAFITSVRSAGGNNDTRTLIVQAPRTEMDNAPMLSKNWPTDPAGDGYMMAEVHYYPYQYSLMTADEDWGKQYYYYTGLSSTNDKEHNMGWNVYSKSIDNSALGTPNQIAKAFGELKTMFCDKSIPVIIGELGAIKRTGQITDAANLKLHLQGRALFYGEVAKNAKANGIVPYVWDTGAEDDGNMTIITRQKGTYTILDPDVLNALQKAYGQEGNNKSNLDSLVNENEVPETADGKGVLVTYTSKTADSSETGTLRINLSGANKDLSKYVGLEIRMKGEVASAGPCTNAAKDCGEYGWTSMDLFMMTGGSWAWFDASVLEQADQQLDATTFQTFQIKWTDFRTEPTDLNSANAIGLNLYGTQVSGTITIDYIKGIKADGSTEIIDDFDKKPSTEGTASSKIVAISGSGSSAIKAVAAKATGLHLNIVPGSVTAMFNANRATRGTAMLMNSMGQVIAQKNFNAHVGANEVQLSTSARGAAVLIVKMGSQKSVQQVRLR, encoded by the coding sequence ATGAGATTGAATACCTTCGGCATCGCATGCAGCTCGCTTCTCATGGCAGCATCAGCATTCGCCGCCCTCCCCAAGGCAACCGCATTGGTCGAACCGATGGGCATGGGTTATAATATCGGCAACACCATGGAAGTTCCGGAAAATCCGACTGCATGGGGTAACCCGCTCCCGACCGCAGGCTACATCAAGGCCATCAAGGCTGCCGGTTTCAATACCGTGCGTATTCCTTGCGCTTGGTATTCCCATTCTGACGCTCTTACCAAAGACATCGCCGCAAATGGCGGTACCGCAGACAACGGCAGTTACACCCACGTAGGCAAGGCCGCCGACTTTACCACCCCGACCATTGACGCCGCATGGCTCAAGCAGGTGAAGGACGTGGTGGACATGGTCATCGCCGAAGGCATGTACGTCGTCTTGAACTCCCACTGGGACGAAGGTTGGCTCGAAGACCGCGTTTATGAAGGCACTGCCAATCCGCGTAGCGGTTCCGGCGACATCGCTAACTCCTCTGCAACGACCAAGGCTCGCCAAGCCGCTTTCTGGTCTCAGATCGCATCTTACTTCAAAGACTATGATGAACACCTCCTCTTCGCAGGCGCCAACGAACCGGGCGTGAACGACCCGTGGGGTTCCAGCGGACAGTGGGTATTCGACGACTCCCGTATGCAGATTTTGAAGGGCTACTACGACGCATTCATCACTTCCGTTCGCAGCGCAGGTGGCAACAACGACACCCGTACCTTGATTGTGCAGGCTCCGCGTACCGAAATGGACAACGCTCCGATGCTCAGCAAGAACTGGCCGACCGACCCGGCTGGCGATGGCTACATGATGGCCGAAGTCCACTATTATCCGTATCAGTACTCCCTCATGACCGCCGATGAAGATTGGGGCAAGCAGTATTATTACTACACCGGACTTTCCAGCACGAATGACAAGGAACACAACATGGGCTGGAACGTTTACAGCAAGAGCATAGACAACTCCGCTCTCGGCACTCCGAACCAGATTGCAAAGGCTTTTGGCGAACTCAAGACGATGTTCTGCGACAAGAGCATTCCTGTGATCATCGGTGAACTCGGCGCCATCAAGCGCACCGGTCAGATTACCGACGCTGCAAACCTCAAGCTCCATTTGCAGGGCCGCGCCCTCTTCTACGGTGAAGTCGCCAAGAACGCCAAGGCAAACGGCATTGTTCCTTACGTTTGGGACACCGGTGCAGAAGACGACGGCAACATGACCATCATTACCCGCCAGAAAGGCACCTACACCATTCTTGACCCGGATGTTTTGAACGCATTGCAGAAGGCCTACGGCCAGGAAGGCAACAACAAGAGCAACCTCGACAGTCTCGTCAACGAAAACGAAGTTCCTGAAACTGCAGACGGCAAAGGCGTTCTCGTCACCTACACGAGCAAGACCGCCGACTCCAGCGAAACCGGCACGCTCCGTATCAACCTCTCTGGCGCGAACAAGGATCTTTCCAAGTATGTCGGTCTCGAAATCCGCATGAAGGGCGAAGTCGCTTCTGCAGGCCCGTGCACCAATGCAGCAAAGGATTGCGGTGAATACGGCTGGACTTCCATGGACCTCTTCATGATGACAGGCGGTAGCTGGGCATGGTTTGACGCCTCCGTTTTGGAACAGGCAGACCAGCAGCTCGATGCCACAACATTCCAGACATTCCAAATCAAGTGGACAGATTTCCGCACAGAACCGACGGACCTCAATTCCGCAAACGCCATCGGTCTCAACCTTTACGGCACGCAGGTTTCTGGCACCATCACAATTGACTACATCAAGGGCATCAAGGCTGACGGTTCTACCGAAATCATCGATGACTTCGACAAGAAGCCCTCTACCGAAGGCACCGCTTCTAGCAAGATCGTCGCCATCTCCGGTTCCGGCTCCTCCGCCATCAAGGCAGTCGCAGCCAAGGCAACGGGCCTCCACCTGAACATCGTTCCGGGCTCCGTCACGGCAATGTTCAACGCCAACAGAGCTACTCGCGGTACGGCTATGCTCATGAACTCCATGGGCCAGGTCATCGCTCAGAAGAACTTCAACGCCCACGTCGGTGCAAACGAAGTCCAGCTGAGCACAAGCGCACGCGGTGCTGCAGTCCTCATAGTCAAGATGGGCAGCCAGAAGAGCGTACAGCAAGTCCGCCTCCGCTAA
- a CDS encoding TIGR02147 family protein codes for MKPIVEYQDYHAFLNDYYEERKRTSAFSWREFAKIAGFVSPSYLKMVCEGKTNLSKVTMDRVAKAIGLVGREVTYFEAMVQFDNAKTDDAKKSFLEQMQSIALDHKVRIIDKDAFEYYDTWKNPVVRELAPLMPGAMPGDIAKACAQEVSALDVRKSLAFLERAGFLKQVRENVYEQTEKSVEGSKEGLPLAIRSMQRAMGNLAVDSLNRFTPDVRNVTGVTMGVNREAYEKIVAVLDECRKKITDIANECSDITQVYRLNLQLFPLSKEIVKKEEV; via the coding sequence ATGAAACCAATAGTTGAATATCAAGATTATCACGCTTTTTTGAACGACTACTATGAAGAACGCAAGAGGACTTCTGCGTTTTCATGGCGCGAGTTTGCCAAAATTGCGGGGTTTGTTTCGCCGTCGTACCTCAAGATGGTTTGCGAGGGCAAGACGAATTTGAGTAAGGTGACTATGGACCGTGTAGCTAAGGCTATAGGTCTTGTTGGACGCGAGGTCACTTATTTTGAGGCGATGGTTCAATTTGATAACGCCAAAACGGACGATGCTAAGAAGAGTTTCTTAGAACAAATGCAATCGATTGCGCTCGATCATAAAGTTCGCATTATCGATAAGGATGCTTTCGAGTATTACGATACTTGGAAAAATCCGGTGGTGCGCGAGTTGGCGCCGTTGATGCCGGGAGCCATGCCGGGTGATATTGCAAAAGCCTGCGCGCAAGAAGTTTCTGCGTTGGATGTCCGCAAGTCGCTTGCGTTTTTGGAACGCGCGGGATTCTTAAAACAAGTGCGCGAAAATGTTTACGAACAAACCGAAAAGTCTGTGGAAGGCTCCAAGGAGGGCTTGCCGCTTGCAATCCGTTCGATGCAACGAGCCATGGGCAATTTGGCGGTGGATTCTCTGAACCGTTTTACTCCGGACGTGCGAAACGTTACGGGGGTTACGATGGGCGTGAATCGTGAAGCGTACGAAAAAATTGTCGCAGTGCTTGACGAGTGCCGCAAAAAGATTACTGATATTGCAAACGAGTGTAGCGATATCACTCAAGTTTACAGGTTGAATTTACAGCTGTTTCCGCTATCAAAGGAAATTGTGAAAAAAGAGGAGGTTTGA